The Anopheles gambiae chromosome 2, idAnoGambNW_F1_1, whole genome shotgun sequence genomic sequence TCTTCTTCGTAATGGCGTCCAGCGCATCGGCAATGTGAATGAGCTGCGCCTTCTCGTCCGTCGTTTTGCCGTGTGTGCAGAGCAAACAGCGGAACAGGCCCGCGATCGAGATGTCGATCGAGCCCTCCTCATCCGACCCATTCCCAACGCCACCCTGCAGGAAGCCAAGCAGCGACTTTTGCTTCGCCCGTTTGGCGGCCTCCTCGGCGTCCTTCTTTTCCTGCTCCATTtctttcttcgtcttcttcgcTACCACCTCGCGCGTACCCCACGAGACCACGTTCAGATTGATGATGGAGTAGAGGATGAGCAGCAGGTACATGGACGGAATCGACAGCAGATAGATGATGCCGGACGCGATACACCAAAACTCTTGCGGATGCAGACAGGCCGCTATAAAGAAGGACCCCGTCATTGCAATCAAGAAAATGGCCGACGGTGAACCGATGCCGTCCTCGCCGAGCTGTAACGCGGTACCGACAATGACGGCCATCATGATCAATGCGTACACGGTGGACAGTATCTGCGCGACCAGCAGCTGTATGTTGGACTTGCAGGTGAAGCACACCAGCATGAACAGCATGATCGGTATGATGTTGTAGTAGAACGAGGTCCAGTTGTCGATCTTGAACGCGGCCACGAACGCACCCACCAACATGAGGAAAATCGTACCGGGGCCAAGGATCGTACCGCCCATCAGCATCATCTGGTAGAAGATGTACAGCAGCGAGATGTTGTCGTTGATCTTGATCGTGCGCCTGTAGTCCATCAGCAGGTCCATAATGTTGGCGATGGTGGACGGTACCCAGCGGCGACGCTGGTTGTAGAACTCGTTGAACCCTTCCGGGCAGTGGGTGTAGGCGTCCGAGGCAGCCGAGTACTCGACGCGATAGccacgctgcagcagcagcgtacaCAGCCAACGATCCTCGCCCTGATCGTACTGCACGTAGTGCCGTGCCTCGTCCGAGCGTGTCGTGTACTTGCGCATTACATTGTCGTCCATCAGACCCTTTcctgtgtgggggggggggggggggggggaagaagtGGTTCCAAGAAGAATTAGTACAaatccacagacacacacacattcacagtgCCTCATCACTTACCTCTGAACAGTGAAAAGCAACCAGGACTACAAAGTACACAACCGATCATGTGCTCCGTTGCCTTCTGCAGCCAATGGCCGATAGCGTACTCGAACTTCTGGTACCACACCATCGGTCCCGAGCCGATCGGATGAATACGCCCACAAGCCGCACCCAggttcttattcttcttcatcaAATCGATCAGCAGCGTCACGGCGCTCGGGTTAAAGTCGATATCACCGTCCAGCGTCAGCAGGTAGGTGTTTTCCGCCATCACCTCCTTACGGTCGACGGAAATCGGCAGCTCCATCAGCCGGTGGCCGAGCAGATAGTACATGTACATGACCTGAGACCAACGCTTACGGTGCCGGATGCGATCCTTGTCCTTCAGGTGGGCAATCATCTTCGTTTTGCCGGGCAGCGTCCACACCAGTCGTCCACCGTACGGTGTTGGGTACTTTTTGGGCGGTCTCAATCGAATGTTGGTCTGATGCACTTCCGAGGCAGCTTCGTCGATGGTGTCGACAAGAATCTTCACGAACCGATTACACTGAATGTCCTCGTCGCTGTGGTCCGAAATTTCGAACGCGTCATCGAAGAAGATGTGCGCTGTGTTGAAGTTGGAAGAGAAACGATAGAAAAGTCAGTTAGTTAGAAAGATTTCACTGGTTTGCTGACTGCGACTTACTTTCGAACTCGTAGTAATCGGGATCGACGATACGCAGATACTTCTGTGCCACGCGTCGTGCGCACTGATCCTCATCCATACGCATGATCGACTTGAGGAACACCATCATCTCCTCCTTCGTTTCGTGCCAAAGCGTGGCGCAGGCGTAGATGCGCGTGATGTGATCGGAGGACTTCACGCTCGGGCGCGGCAGGGCCGAACCGTCCGTGTGCACCGAGATCGTTTCGTAGTACTCGTCGCCCTTCTCCTTCTCGATCTCCGCCAGATCCTCCGTCTTCACGTCGGCCTGATCGTCGCGCCGGCGATTCATCGCCATCGACTGGTCGATCAGCAGCGCGCTGTACATCGGCGTCACGAACAGCTTCTCCGTGTTGGCCAAACGTTCGCACTTGGGCGTCCAGATGTGCAGCGTGATCCAGGTTTGCGAGAGCAACCACAGCAACCAAGCCCACGCCATCTGGCGTGAGGCGAAATCGTTCAGCCGGAAGACGGGCGGACTCTCGAAGAACAGATAGTCGGGTATGGAGCCGTGGAAGAAGCACGGATCATCGTTGCGAATGCCGCACGCAGCAATGAGCAGCGAAATCGCAACCGGCACGGTTAGATTCACCGGGAAAGCGTAGCTGAAACCTTGAATAAGGATTTTGCACGCGAATTTGCCGAAAATGTAGCACAGATAGGCGGCCAATATCTGGATGATGAGCACGTACGTGACCGTGTTGTAGGCAGCATCGATGTCGATCGTGTCTACCGCTTGCGCAGCTTCGACCAGATCGGGCAGGGCGGAACTGAACGGTAGAGCTACCTCCTCCACGACGATCTTGTGTGGGCCGTACCCAGCCCCGAAGAGTGAGAAAAGATTGGCCACCTCATCACCGCGCACAAACAGTATTACGCTTACGAAGCAGAACAGCAGCAGAATCTTCCAAACCGAAAGGAACATGTAGGTAAAGTAGCGCGTTTGCTTCAGGTCCTCCTTCACGCGACCAAGCGATCGTACGAACGAGAAGGGGCTCTGTGGTGAGACGTAGTTTTCCCACCAGCCGCAAGATGTTAGAAGAGCTGACACTGGAATCAACCAAAGCACGGGACGATTCTCGAGCAGCGGCCAGACGATGAAG encodes the following:
- the LOC1281426 gene encoding chitin synthase chs-2 isoform X4, translated to MSAIRHRPLANGPNESDDNFSDDESTPLTHDIYGGSQRTVQETKGWDVFRDPPIKEDTGSMADQACLDLTIKILKIFAYLITFVIVLLGGVVAKGCVLFMSSQLRRDRKITYCNRDLARDKSFIVSLPEEERIAWMWALMIAFAVPEIGTFIRSTRICFFKSMKKPLKSHFLLVFLMESFHTIGLVLLFFVVLPEVDSVKGAMLTNCLCVIPGMLGLFSRTNKEGKRAVKSIVDLAAIAAQITGFIVWPLLENRPVLWLIPVSALLTSCGWWENYVSPQSPFSFVRSLGRVKEDLKQTRYFTYMFLSVWKILLLFCFVSVILFVRGDEVANLFSLFGAGYGPHKIVVEEVALPFSSALPDLVEAAQAVDTIDIDAAYNTVTYVLIIQILAAYLCYIFGKFACKILIQGFSYAFPVNLTVPVAISLLIAACGIRNDDPCFFHGSIPDYLFFESPPVFRLNDFASRQMAWAWLLWLLSQTWITLHIWTPKCERLANTEKLFVTPMYSALLIDQSMAMNRRRDDQADVKTEDLAEIEKEKGDEYYETISVHTDGSALPRPSVKSSDHITRIYACATLWHETKEEMMVFLKSIMRMDEDQCARRVAQKYLRIVDPDYYEFETHIFFDDAFEISDHSDEDIQCNRFVKILVDTIDEAASEVHQTNIRLRPPKKYPTPYGGRLVWTLPGKTKMIAHLKDKDRIRHRKRWSQVMYMYYLLGHRLMELPISVDRKEVMAENTYLLTLDGDIDFNPSAVTLLIDLMKKNKNLGAACGRIHPIGSGPMVWYQKFEYAIGHWLQKATEHMIGCVLCSPGCFSLFRGKGLMDDNVMRKYTTRSDEARHYVQYDQGEDRWLCTLLLQRGYRVEYSAASDAYTHCPEGFNEFYNQRRRWVPSTIANIMDLLMDYRRTIKINDNISLLYIFYQMMLMGGTILGPGTIFLMLVGAFVAAFKIDNWTSFYYNIIPIMLFMLVCFTCKSNIQLLVAQILSTVYALIMMAVIVGTALQLGEDGIGSPSAIFLIAMTGSFFIAACLHPQEFWCIASGIIYLLSIPSMYLLLILYSIINLNVVSWGTREVVAKKTKKEMEQEKKDAEEAAKRAKQKSLLGFLQGGVGNGSDEEGSIDISIAGLFRCLLCTHGKTTDEKAQLIHIADALDAITKKIENLEKHIDPHGHHTRKRTASAGSKDHHLGSVAEDTEDDDEDEDSETSTLQRDERDFLTNPYWIEDPDLKKGEVDFISSTEIQFWKDLIDKYLYPIDQNKEEQARIAHDLKELRDSAVFGFIMINALFVLIVFLLQLNKDNIHVKWPLGVKTNITYDEATQEVHISKEYLQLEPIGLVFVFFFALILIIQFVAMMFHRFGTLSHILASTELNWACNKKPEELSQDALIDKHAVEIVKNLQRLQGIDGDYDNDSGSGPDRIARRRTIQNLEKARQPRRQIGTLDVAFKKRFLKLTADENNTATPILTRRMTMRRETIRALEVRKNSVMAERRKSQMQTLGANNEYGITGVPNGNNNAPPRPTRTSNAGVSVKDIFNVNGGPGGEIYGVTGQVNQAYEPVIEDDDRNSLRLQPRNQVTWGNNGNARL
- the LOC1281426 gene encoding chitin synthase chs-2 isoform X1 — its product is MYRKVNSAAVPAASVPSTPSSNGSGTAMNGMALPGLPKPQRNGTEANNYIGYQSHHYCRVANDIDDEDEYLIQRTVQETKGWDVFRDPPIKEDTGSMADQACLDLTIKILKIFAYLITFVIVLLGGVVAKGCVLFMSSQLRRDRKITYCNRDLARDKSFIVSLPEEERIAWMWALMIAFAVPEIGTFIRSTRICFFKSMKKPLKSHFLLVFLMESFHTIGLVLLFFVVLPEVDSVKGAMLTNCLCVIPGMLGLFSRTNKEGKRAVKSIVDLAAIAAQITGFIVWPLLENRPVLWLIPVSALLTSCGWWENYVSPQSPFSFVRSLGRVKEDLKQTRYFTYMFLSVWKILLLFCFVSVILFVRGDEVANLFSLFGAGYGPHKIVVEEVALPFSSALPDLVEAAQAVDTIDIDAAYNTVTYVLIIQILAAYLCYIFGKFACKILIQGFSYAFPVNLTVPVAISLLIAACGIRNDDPCFFHGSIPDYLFFESPPVFRLNDFASRQMAWAWLLWLLSQTWITLHIWTPKCERLANTEKLFVTPMYSALLIDQSMAMNRRRDDQADVKTEDLAEIEKEKGDEYYETISVHTDGSALPRPSVKSSDHITRIYACATLWHETKEEMMVFLKSIMRMDEDQCARRVAQKYLRIVDPDYYEFETHIFFDDAFEISDHSDEDIQCNRFVKILVDTIDEAASEVHQTNIRLRPPKKYPTPYGGRLVWTLPGKTKMIAHLKDKDRIRHRKRWSQVMYMYYLLGHRLMELPISVDRKEVMAENTYLLTLDGDIDFNPSAVTLLIDLMKKNKNLGAACGRIHPIGSGPMVWYQKFEYAIGHWLQKATEHMIGCVLCSPGCFSLFRGKGLMDDNVMRKYTTRSDEARHYVQYDQGEDRWLCTLLLQRGYRVEYSAASDAYTHCPEGFNEFYNQRRRWVPSTIANIMDLLMDYRRTIKINDNISLLYIFYQMMLMGGTILGPGTIFLMLVGAFVAAFKIDNWTSFYYNIIPIMLFMLVCFTCKSNIQLLVAQILSTVYALIMMAVIVGTALQLGEDGIGSPSAIFLIAMTGSFFIAACLHPQEFWCIASGIIYLLSIPSMYLLLILYSIINLNVVSWGTREVVAKKTKKEMEQEKKDAEEAAKRAKQKSLLGFLQGGVGNGSDEEGSIDISIAGLFRCLLCTHGKTTDEKAQLIHIADALDAITKKIENLEKHIDPHGHHTRKRTASAGSKDHHLGSVAEDTEDDDEDEDSETSTLQRDERDFLTNPYWIEDPDLKKGEVDFISSTEIQFWKDLIDKYLYPIDQNKEEQARIAVDLKELRNKSVFAFFMFNALFVLIVFLLQLNKDKLHIIWPLGVKTNITYDEVTAEVHISKEYLQLEPIGLVFVFFFALILIIQFVAMMFHRFGTLSHILASTELNWACNKKPEELSQDALIDKHAVEIVKNLQRLQGIDGDYDNDSGSGPDRIARRRTIQNLEKARQPRRQIGTLDVAFKKRFLKLTADENNTATPILTRRMTMRRETIRALEVRKNSVMAERRKSQMQTLGANNEYGITGVPNGNNNAPPRPTRTSNAGVSVKDIFNVNGGPGGEIYGVTGQVNQAYEPVIEDDDRNSLRLQPRNQVTWGNNGNARL
- the LOC1281426 gene encoding chitin synthase chs-2 isoform X3, encoding MSAIRHRPLANGPNESDDNFSDDESTPLTHDIYGGSQRTVQETKGWDVFRDPPIKEDTGSMADQACLDLTIKILKIFAYLITFVIVLLGGVVAKGCVLFMSSQLRRDRKITYCNRDLARDKSFIVSLPEEERIAWMWALMIAFAVPEIGTFIRSTRICFFKSMKKPLKSHFLLVFLMESFHTIGLVLLFFVVLPEVDSVKGAMLTNCLCVIPGMLGLFSRTNKEGKRAVKSIVDLAAIAAQITGFIVWPLLENRPVLWLIPVSALLTSCGWWENYVSPQSPFSFVRSLGRVKEDLKQTRYFTYMFLSVWKILLLFCFVSVILFVRGDEVANLFSLFGAGYGPHKIVVEEVALPFSSALPDLVEAAQAVDTIDIDAAYNTVTYVLIIQILAAYLCYIFGKFACKILIQGFSYAFPVNLTVPVAISLLIAACGIRNDDPCFFHGSIPDYLFFESPPVFRLNDFASRQMAWAWLLWLLSQTWITLHIWTPKCERLANTEKLFVTPMYSALLIDQSMAMNRRRDDQADVKTEDLAEIEKEKGDEYYETISVHTDGSALPRPSVKSSDHITRIYACATLWHETKEEMMVFLKSIMRMDEDQCARRVAQKYLRIVDPDYYEFETHIFFDDAFEISDHSDEDIQCNRFVKILVDTIDEAASEVHQTNIRLRPPKKYPTPYGGRLVWTLPGKTKMIAHLKDKDRIRHRKRWSQVMYMYYLLGHRLMELPISVDRKEVMAENTYLLTLDGDIDFNPSAVTLLIDLMKKNKNLGAACGRIHPIGSGPMVWYQKFEYAIGHWLQKATEHMIGCVLCSPGCFSLFRGKGLMDDNVMRKYTTRSDEARHYVQYDQGEDRWLCTLLLQRGYRVEYSAASDAYTHCPEGFNEFYNQRRRWVPSTIANIMDLLMDYRRTIKINDNISLLYIFYQMMLMGGTILGPGTIFLMLVGAFVAAFKIDNWTSFYYNIIPIMLFMLVCFTCKSNIQLLVAQILSTVYALIMMAVIVGTALQLGEDGIGSPSAIFLIAMTGSFFIAACLHPQEFWCIASGIIYLLSIPSMYLLLILYSIINLNVVSWGTREVVAKKTKKEMEQEKKDAEEAAKRAKQKSLLGFLQGGVGNGSDEEGSIDISIAGLFRCLLCTHGKTTDEKAQLIHIADALDAITKKIENLEKHIDPHGHHTRKRTASAGSKDHHLGSVAEDTEDDDEDEDSETSTLQRDERDFLTNPYWIEDPDLKKGEVDFISSTEIQFWKDLIDKYLYPIDQNKEEQARIAVDLKELRNKSVFAFFMFNALFVLIVFLLQLNKDKLHIIWPLGVKTNITYDEVTAEVHISKEYLQLEPIGLVFVFFFALILIIQFVAMMFHRFGTLSHILASTELNWACNKKPEELSQDALIDKHAVEIVKNLQRLQGIDGDYDNDSGSGPDRIARRRTIQNLEKARQPRRQIGTLDVAFKKRFLKLTADENNTATPILTRRMTMRRETIRALEVRKNSVMAERRKSQMQTLGANNEYGITGVPNGNNNAPPRPTRTSNAGVSVKDIFNVNGGPGGEIYGVTGQVNQAYEPVIEDDDRNSLRLQPRNQVTWGNNGNARL
- the LOC1281426 gene encoding chitin synthase chs-2 isoform X2; amino-acid sequence: MYRKVNSAAVPAASVPSTPSSNGSGTAMNGMALPGLPKPQRNGTEANNYIGYQSHHYCRVANDIDDEDEYLIQRTVQETKGWDVFRDPPIKEDTGSMADQACLDLTIKILKIFAYLITFVIVLLGGVVAKGCVLFMSSQLRRDRKITYCNRDLARDKSFIVSLPEEERIAWMWALMIAFAVPEIGTFIRSTRICFFKSMKKPLKSHFLLVFLMESFHTIGLVLLFFVVLPEVDSVKGAMLTNCLCVIPGMLGLFSRTNKEGKRAVKSIVDLAAIAAQITGFIVWPLLENRPVLWLIPVSALLTSCGWWENYVSPQSPFSFVRSLGRVKEDLKQTRYFTYMFLSVWKILLLFCFVSVILFVRGDEVANLFSLFGAGYGPHKIVVEEVALPFSSALPDLVEAAQAVDTIDIDAAYNTVTYVLIIQILAAYLCYIFGKFACKILIQGFSYAFPVNLTVPVAISLLIAACGIRNDDPCFFHGSIPDYLFFESPPVFRLNDFASRQMAWAWLLWLLSQTWITLHIWTPKCERLANTEKLFVTPMYSALLIDQSMAMNRRRDDQADVKTEDLAEIEKEKGDEYYETISVHTDGSALPRPSVKSSDHITRIYACATLWHETKEEMMVFLKSIMRMDEDQCARRVAQKYLRIVDPDYYEFETHIFFDDAFEISDHSDEDIQCNRFVKILVDTIDEAASEVHQTNIRLRPPKKYPTPYGGRLVWTLPGKTKMIAHLKDKDRIRHRKRWSQVMYMYYLLGHRLMELPISVDRKEVMAENTYLLTLDGDIDFNPSAVTLLIDLMKKNKNLGAACGRIHPIGSGPMVWYQKFEYAIGHWLQKATEHMIGCVLCSPGCFSLFRGKGLMDDNVMRKYTTRSDEARHYVQYDQGEDRWLCTLLLQRGYRVEYSAASDAYTHCPEGFNEFYNQRRRWVPSTIANIMDLLMDYRRTIKINDNISLLYIFYQMMLMGGTILGPGTIFLMLVGAFVAAFKIDNWTSFYYNIIPIMLFMLVCFTCKSNIQLLVAQILSTVYALIMMAVIVGTALQLGEDGIGSPSAIFLIAMTGSFFIAACLHPQEFWCIASGIIYLLSIPSMYLLLILYSIINLNVVSWGTREVVAKKTKKEMEQEKKDAEEAAKRAKQKSLLGFLQGGVGNGSDEEGSIDISIAGLFRCLLCTHGKTTDEKAQLIHIADALDAITKKIENLEKHIDPHGHHTRKRTASAGSKDHHLGSVAEDTEDDDEDEDSETSTLQRDERDFLTNPYWIEDPDLKKGEVDFISSTEIQFWKDLIDKYLYPIDQNKEEQARIAHDLKELRDSAVFGFIMINALFVLIVFLLQLNKDNIHVKWPLGVKTNITYDEATQEVHISKEYLQLEPIGLVFVFFFALILIIQFVAMMFHRFGTLSHILASTELNWACNKKPEELSQDALIDKHAVEIVKNLQRLQGIDGDYDNDSGSGPDRIARRRTIQNLEKARQPRRQIGTLDVAFKKRFLKLTADENNTATPILTRRMTMRRETIRALEVRKNSVMAERRKSQMQTLGANNEYGITGVPNGNNNAPPRPTRTSNAGVSVKDIFNVNGGPGGEIYGVTGQVNQAYEPVIEDDDRNSLRLQPRNQVTWGNNGNARL